A section of the Arabiibacter massiliensis genome encodes:
- a CDS encoding ATP-binding protein: MKKFIDRDEELAALEREYRRDEASLVVVYGRRRVGKTSCLVEFMSGKPSLYFLATEESEAQNRRAFKDAVAAFARDPLLASASFEQWDPIFERLAQQQQTEDRIVLVIDEFQNLGKANPAFPSIMQRIWDTFLSKRNVMVVLCGSLITMMVAQTLSYSSPLYGRRTAQLRMKQLPFAFYPQFFKPMPLRNLVERYSVTGGVPKYIELFNDDDDDIYKAIARNVLDRSSFLYDEPNFLLQKEVGEVGTYYSVIKAIAAGNRKLGNIAAVLEAKQTSLTKYLKALIDLDILERDVPATEGNPEKSKKGLYRIKDNFLLFWFRYVFPNLGLIESGHPDAVMRSIKESFVDGHVAYVYENVCRDQVWELAAQGTWPFVPERVGRWWGAGDVELDIVALSERERSITFGECKFWKAPVGANILRDLEEKAAKVGWHSQDRTASFALFSISGFTEELTELASVRPDVLLVGPDDFVLRTG; this comes from the coding sequence ATGAAGAAGTTCATCGATAGAGACGAGGAGCTGGCGGCGCTCGAGCGGGAATACCGACGCGACGAGGCGTCGCTCGTCGTCGTGTACGGTCGGCGGCGTGTTGGGAAAACCTCATGCTTGGTGGAGTTCATGAGCGGTAAGCCGTCGCTCTACTTCCTTGCGACCGAGGAGTCCGAGGCGCAGAACCGGCGCGCCTTCAAAGACGCCGTCGCCGCTTTCGCCAGGGACCCCTTGCTTGCAAGCGCGAGCTTCGAGCAGTGGGACCCCATCTTCGAGCGGCTAGCCCAACAACAGCAGACAGAAGACCGCATAGTGCTCGTCATCGACGAATTTCAAAACCTCGGGAAAGCCAACCCCGCCTTCCCCTCAATCATGCAGCGAATATGGGACACCTTCCTCAGTAAACGCAACGTCATGGTGGTGCTTTGCGGTTCGCTCATCACCATGATGGTGGCGCAGACGCTCTCCTACAGCAGTCCCCTCTACGGCAGGCGTACCGCCCAGCTGCGCATGAAGCAGCTGCCATTTGCCTTCTACCCGCAGTTCTTCAAACCCATGCCGCTTCGCAACCTGGTCGAACGCTACAGCGTCACCGGAGGCGTACCGAAATACATCGAGTTGTTCAATGATGATGACGACGACATCTACAAGGCCATCGCGCGCAACGTGCTTGACCGGAGCAGCTTCTTGTACGACGAGCCTAACTTCCTCCTGCAAAAAGAGGTGGGGGAAGTGGGCACGTACTATTCCGTCATCAAGGCCATCGCCGCAGGAAACAGGAAGTTGGGAAACATCGCCGCCGTTCTGGAGGCCAAGCAGACGAGTCTGACGAAGTATCTGAAAGCACTCATCGACCTCGACATCCTCGAGCGGGACGTGCCGGCAACCGAGGGTAACCCGGAGAAAAGCAAGAAGGGCCTCTACCGCATCAAGGACAACTTCCTGCTGTTCTGGTTCCGCTATGTGTTCCCGAACCTCGGGCTCATCGAATCGGGCCATCCTGACGCGGTCATGCGATCGATCAAGGAGAGCTTCGTAGATGGGCACGTAGCCTACGTTTATGAAAACGTGTGTCGTGACCAGGTGTGGGAACTGGCGGCCCAGGGCACGTGGCCCTTCGTTCCCGAACGCGTCGGACGATGGTGGGGCGCAGGCGATGTCGAGCTGGATATCGTCGCGCTCAGCGAGCGGGAGCGCTCCATAACCTTCGGTGAATGCAAATTTTGGAAAGCGCCTGTCGGGGCCAACATCCTGCGCGATCTCGAGGAAAAGGCTGCGAAGGTGGGCTGGCACTCGCAGGATCGCACTGCGTCGTTTGCGCTGTTCAGCATCAGCGGGTTCACCGAGGAGCTGACGGAACTCGCCAGCGTCCGGCCCGACGTGCTGCTTGTCGGGCCGGACGACTTCGTGCTGAGGACTGGCTAG
- the purB gene encoding adenylosuccinate lyase — MINRYTRPAMGAIWELQNKFEIWKEIEVLACEAQAELGQSGITKEEAAWIRAHANFTVERIDEIEKVTNHDVIAFTTNMAEYIDADVPEGQEPPSRWVHYGMTSSDLGDTALSYQITQAIDIILADIKQLGETCKRRAFEFQETLCVGRTHGIHAEPMTFGMKFGSWAWALKRAQTRMEQARDVAATGAISGAVGTYSSIDPFVEQYVCEHLGLVPDPLSTQVLARDRHAQVMAGLAVTASTLESIAMQVRLLQQSDVIEAEEPFTKGQKGSSAMPHKRNPITAERVCGLARVVKSNAQVAFDDVALWYERDISHSGAERVVLADSFTALDYMFAKMQWMLDGLQTYPAKMEHNLWRTKGLIFSSKVLLALVDTGISRENAYVIVQRNAMKVWEDIQNAVDGPTYRENLEADPEATLSKETLDKIFDPWDFLTRKDVVFDRLRDLEF, encoded by the coding sequence GTGATCAACCGCTACACGCGCCCCGCTATGGGGGCCATCTGGGAGCTACAGAACAAGTTCGAGATCTGGAAGGAAATCGAGGTGCTGGCGTGCGAGGCGCAGGCCGAGCTGGGGCAGTCCGGCATCACGAAGGAGGAGGCCGCGTGGATCCGCGCGCATGCTAACTTTACGGTGGAGCGCATCGACGAGATAGAGAAGGTGACGAACCACGACGTCATCGCCTTCACCACGAACATGGCCGAGTACATCGACGCCGACGTACCGGAAGGGCAGGAACCGCCGAGCCGCTGGGTGCACTACGGCATGACCTCGTCCGACCTGGGCGACACGGCGCTGTCCTACCAGATCACGCAGGCCATCGACATAATCCTGGCCGACATCAAGCAGCTGGGCGAGACGTGCAAGCGCCGCGCGTTCGAGTTCCAGGAGACGCTCTGCGTGGGCCGCACGCACGGCATCCACGCCGAGCCCATGACGTTCGGCATGAAGTTCGGCAGCTGGGCCTGGGCCTTGAAGCGCGCTCAGACGCGTATGGAGCAGGCGCGCGACGTGGCCGCCACGGGCGCCATCTCGGGTGCGGTGGGCACGTACTCCAGCATCGACCCGTTCGTCGAGCAGTACGTGTGCGAGCACCTGGGACTTGTGCCCGACCCGCTGTCCACGCAGGTGCTCGCGCGCGACCGCCACGCCCAGGTGATGGCCGGCCTCGCGGTGACGGCCTCCACGCTGGAGAGCATCGCCATGCAGGTGCGCCTCCTGCAGCAGTCCGACGTGATCGAGGCTGAGGAGCCGTTCACGAAGGGCCAGAAGGGCAGCTCCGCCATGCCCCACAAGCGCAACCCCATCACGGCCGAGCGCGTCTGCGGCCTGGCCCGCGTGGTGAAGTCCAACGCGCAGGTGGCCTTCGATGACGTGGCGCTGTGGTACGAGCGCGACATCAGCCACTCCGGTGCCGAGCGCGTGGTGCTGGCCGACAGCTTCACGGCGCTCGACTACATGTTCGCCAAGATGCAGTGGATGCTCGACGGCCTGCAAACCTACCCCGCCAAGATGGAGCACAACCTGTGGCGCACGAAGGGTCTCATCTTCAGCTCGAAGGTGCTGCTGGCCCTGGTGGACACGGGCATCAGCCGCGAGAACGCGTATGTGATCGTGCAGCGCAACGCCATGAAGGTGTGGGAGGACATCCAGAACGCGGTGGACGGCCCCACCTACCGCGAGAACCTCGAGGCCGACCCCGAGGCCACGCTGTCGAAGGAGACGCTCGATAAGATCTTCGACCCCTGGGACTTCCTCACCCGCAAGGACGTCGTGTTCGACCGTCTGCGCGACCTGGAGTTCTAG
- a CDS encoding MOSC domain-containing protein: protein MEKHLAGRVRSVNVSKRKGGRKAPSPDGVTIEAGRGVAGDAHAGDWHRQVSLLAWESIEKARAMGLDVAEGDFAENITTEGIDLLALPLGTQVHVGEALLELSQIGKVCHTKCAIYHLAGDCIFPREGVFFVALEGGAVKPGDPVQVIALGDGTCAHTPPEALAEIAAARKD from the coding sequence ATGGAGAAGCACCTGGCAGGGCGCGTGCGATCGGTGAACGTGTCGAAGCGCAAGGGCGGGCGTAAGGCGCCGTCCCCGGACGGCGTCACCATCGAGGCGGGCCGTGGCGTGGCAGGCGACGCGCACGCCGGCGACTGGCACCGCCAGGTGTCGCTTCTGGCCTGGGAGTCCATCGAGAAGGCGCGGGCCATGGGGCTGGACGTGGCCGAGGGCGACTTCGCGGAGAACATCACCACCGAGGGCATCGACCTTCTGGCGCTGCCGCTGGGCACGCAGGTGCACGTCGGCGAGGCGCTGCTGGAACTCTCCCAGATCGGCAAGGTATGCCACACGAAGTGCGCCATCTATCACCTGGCCGGCGACTGCATCTTCCCCCGCGAGGGCGTGTTCTTCGTGGCGCTCGAGGGCGGTGCGGTGAAGCCCGGCGACCCGGTGCAGGTGATCGCGCTCGGCGACGGCACCTGCGCCCACACCCCGCCCGAAGCCCTCGCCGAAATCGCCGCCGCCCGAAAAGACTGA
- a CDS encoding TrkA family potassium uptake protein: protein MYIVIAGGGKIGEYLAGVLLRSDNDVAIIEEDLATADRLSVALEGRYLVIHGDGCDSKYQEDAGIRRADVFVATTGQDDDNLVSCEIAQRVFNVPRCIARVNSPKNLRIFKEVGIECVSSTTLIANLIEEETLLGSVSVASSLTHGNVVLAEIVVPRMRHHSNEAGILVASIPMPPNSLIAAVSPKDDDNVEVASENSVLYPGDKAVVVVDTEVLDQVRALFKSL, encoded by the coding sequence ATGTACATCGTGATCGCCGGCGGCGGCAAGATCGGCGAATACCTGGCGGGCGTGCTGCTGCGCAGCGACAACGACGTGGCCATCATCGAGGAGGACCTGGCCACGGCCGACCGCCTGTCGGTGGCGCTCGAGGGCCGCTACCTGGTCATCCACGGCGACGGCTGCGACTCGAAGTACCAGGAGGACGCCGGCATCCGGCGCGCCGACGTGTTCGTGGCCACCACCGGCCAGGACGACGACAACCTGGTGTCGTGCGAGATCGCGCAGCGCGTGTTCAACGTGCCGCGGTGCATCGCGCGCGTGAACAGCCCGAAGAACCTCCGCATCTTCAAAGAGGTGGGCATCGAGTGCGTGTCGTCCACCACCCTCATCGCCAACCTCATCGAGGAGGAGACGCTGCTGGGCAGCGTGAGCGTGGCCTCGTCGCTCACGCACGGCAACGTGGTGCTGGCCGAGATCGTGGTGCCGCGCATGCGCCATCACTCCAACGAGGCCGGCATCCTGGTGGCGTCCATCCCCATGCCGCCGAACAGCCTCATCGCCGCCGTGTCGCCCAAGGACGACGACAACGTGGAGGTGGCCAGCGAGAACTCCGTGCTCTACCCCGGCGACAAGGCCGTCGTGGTGGTGGACACCGAAGTGCTCGACCAGGTACGCGCCCTGTTCAAGTCGCTGTAG
- a CDS encoding TrkA family potassium uptake protein yields the protein MSNVIVVGCGRVGSQLANMLSDNGSNVCVIDRNPDAFANLGRNFNGSTVQGVGFDEETLVKAGVEDCDVMAAVTQFDNTNLMCAEVGSRLFGVPHVIARLYNPDHERAYMQLGIDYVCGTSLVAEDVFSKIVSGHGAHLDTFGEFEVLRFSLDLSWTDKRTIRVSEIERDHDIRIIAFERGDGSASSIPTRDSILYNGDSVLACVRHELIESFSRYIQD from the coding sequence ATGAGCAACGTGATCGTCGTGGGCTGCGGCCGCGTCGGTTCCCAGCTGGCGAACATGCTGTCCGACAACGGCAGCAACGTCTGCGTGATCGATCGCAACCCCGACGCCTTCGCCAACCTGGGGCGCAACTTCAACGGCTCCACGGTGCAGGGCGTGGGCTTCGACGAGGAGACGCTCGTGAAGGCGGGCGTGGAGGACTGCGACGTCATGGCCGCGGTCACCCAGTTCGACAACACCAACCTCATGTGCGCGGAGGTGGGCAGCCGCCTGTTCGGCGTGCCGCACGTCATCGCGCGCCTGTACAACCCCGACCATGAGCGCGCCTACATGCAGCTGGGCATCGACTACGTATGCGGCACTTCGCTCGTGGCCGAGGACGTGTTCAGCAAGATCGTGTCCGGCCACGGCGCGCACCTCGACACGTTCGGCGAGTTCGAGGTGCTGCGGTTCTCGCTCGACCTCAGCTGGACCGACAAGCGCACCATCCGCGTTTCGGAGATCGAGCGCGACCACGACATCCGCATCATCGCGTTCGAGCGCGGCGACGGCTCGGCCAGTTCCATCCCCACGCGCGATTCCATCCTCTACAACGGGGACTCGGTGCTCGCCTGCGTGCGCCACGAGCTGATCGAATCGTTCTCGCGCTACATCCAGGATTAG
- a CDS encoding CMP-2-keto-3-deoxyoctulosonic acid synthetase — MGCASCLVAGCIGIGIASAGGAASHDIDSFGIDAVSAPANESVSDQMATSEVAKESTVLTSTASRDISQGIAAIEAEEEAARIAAEEAARKEEEARIAAAEAAKAEQQAQASQEAAVEATASLPDVDWSVGQEAFIAEWTARIDAYLAGSPLAGQGVTFATAAWNNGVDPRWSPAISNTESSKGAVCFKDHNAWGWGQSSWGSWEEAINAHVAGLASNYGYSITYAFAAKYCPPNTDHWFNATLGQMQMI; from the coding sequence GTGGGTTGCGCGTCCTGCCTGGTGGCTGGATGCATCGGCATCGGCATCGCCTCCGCTGGCGGAGCGGCGTCCCATGACATCGACTCCTTCGGCATCGACGCCGTGAGCGCGCCGGCGAACGAGTCCGTGTCCGACCAGATGGCGACGTCCGAGGTTGCCAAGGAGTCCACCGTTCTCACGAGCACCGCTTCCCGCGACATCTCCCAGGGCATCGCCGCCATCGAGGCCGAGGAAGAGGCCGCCCGCATCGCCGCCGAAGAAGCGGCTCGCAAAGAGGAGGAGGCTCGCATCGCCGCTGCCGAGGCCGCCAAGGCCGAGCAGCAGGCGCAGGCCTCGCAGGAGGCTGCGGTGGAGGCGACCGCGTCGCTGCCCGACGTGGACTGGAGCGTGGGCCAGGAGGCGTTCATCGCCGAGTGGACCGCCCGCATCGACGCCTACCTTGCCGGTTCGCCCTTGGCGGGCCAGGGCGTGACGTTCGCCACCGCCGCGTGGAACAACGGCGTGGATCCACGCTGGTCGCCGGCCATCTCCAACACCGAGAGCTCGAAGGGCGCCGTCTGCTTCAAGGATCACAACGCCTGGGGTTGGGGCCAGTCGAGCTGGGGCAGCTGGGAAGAGGCCATCAACGCCCATGTGGCCGGCCTGGCGAGCAACTACGGCTACTCCATCACCTACGCCTTCGCGGCGAAGTACTGCCCGCCCAACACCGACCACTGGTTCAACGCCACGCTGGGCCAGATGCAGATGATCTAG
- a CDS encoding hemolysin family protein: protein MDIWISIVVTFVLVLVNGYFSMSEMALVNAKHLLLQHEADEGDKRAQRALSLASDSGQFLATIQVAITLVGFFASAAAATNLSEPFAQWLSSFGVGWLSVIAPGLAPVLITLVVSYLSIVVGELVPKRIALADAERVSKSVAGPLMVFQKIATPLVALTSASANGLSRLLNIKDADERQAVSEEEIKFMVTDNDELLDDEKRMIHEIIDLGDMSVHEIMQPRVDMILVEDDETVRQAIERMRGTGYSRLPVYHEDIDRIVGIVHYKDLVAPLMDGKEADPVMAYAYEAMFVPETKDIFPLLAEMQTNRQQMAIVVDEYGGTDGLITVEDIVEEIVGEIVDETDRENPFIVREGDGVWIVDGRFPVEDAEELGWPVEESVDYETIAGWLLSVLDSVPQTGDALVIDGFGFKIQAMRRRRIQTVRVERLARPDAPEGVGEAVVREDA, encoded by the coding sequence ATGGATATCTGGATAAGCATCGTCGTCACATTCGTTTTGGTCCTGGTCAACGGCTATTTCTCCATGTCGGAGATGGCGCTGGTCAACGCGAAGCACCTGCTGCTCCAGCACGAGGCCGACGAGGGGGACAAACGCGCCCAGCGCGCGCTCTCCCTGGCCAGCGACTCGGGGCAGTTCCTCGCCACCATCCAGGTGGCCATCACGCTCGTCGGGTTCTTCGCCTCGGCCGCCGCGGCTACGAACCTGTCCGAGCCGTTCGCGCAGTGGCTTTCCAGCTTCGGCGTGGGCTGGCTCTCGGTGATCGCGCCGGGCCTCGCGCCGGTGCTCATCACGCTCGTGGTGTCGTATCTGAGCATCGTGGTGGGCGAGCTGGTGCCCAAGCGCATCGCGCTGGCCGACGCCGAGCGCGTGAGCAAGTCGGTGGCGGGCCCGCTCATGGTGTTCCAGAAGATCGCGACGCCTTTGGTGGCGCTCACCTCGGCGTCGGCCAACGGGCTGTCGCGCCTGCTCAACATCAAGGATGCCGACGAGCGCCAGGCCGTGTCGGAAGAAGAGATCAAGTTCATGGTCACCGACAACGACGAGCTGCTCGACGACGAGAAGCGTATGATCCACGAGATCATCGACCTGGGCGACATGAGCGTGCACGAGATCATGCAGCCGCGCGTGGACATGATCCTCGTGGAGGACGACGAGACCGTGCGCCAGGCAATCGAGCGCATGCGCGGCACCGGCTACTCGCGCCTGCCGGTGTATCACGAGGACATCGACCGCATCGTAGGCATCGTCCACTACAAGGACCTGGTCGCGCCGCTCATGGACGGCAAAGAGGCCGACCCCGTGATGGCCTACGCCTACGAGGCGATGTTCGTGCCCGAGACGAAGGACATCTTCCCGCTTCTGGCGGAGATGCAAACGAATCGGCAACAGATGGCCATCGTCGTTGACGAGTACGGTGGCACCGATGGTTTAATTACGGTCGAGGACATCGTGGAGGAGATCGTCGGCGAGATCGTCGACGAGACGGATCGCGAGAACCCGTTCATCGTGCGGGAAGGCGACGGTGTCTGGATCGTGGACGGCAGGTTCCCCGTCGAGGACGCCGAGGAGCTCGGTTGGCCCGTGGAGGAGTCGGTGGACTACGAGACGATCGCCGGCTGGCTCTTGAGCGTGCTCGATTCGGTTCCGCAGACCGGTGACGCGCTCGTCATCGATGGGTTCGGGTTCAAGATCCAGGCCATGCGCCGCCGTCGTATCCAAACCGTGCGCGTGGAACGGCTCGCTCGCCCCGATGCCCCCGAAGGTGTCGGCGAAGCGGTTGTCCGGGAGGATGCGTGA
- a CDS encoding hemolysin III family protein: protein MRALRDEVSHTSASATNKERNVREYTLGEEIANSVTHGIGVLLAIAAIPILVVRAVDDGGGIYLFAALVYTLTMLLEYTMSTLYHAIAQDRAKRIFKILDHSCIYLFIAGSYTPFCLISLAPYGGMWLCAFVWALALAGVACEAFWVFRPRWISAALYLLLGWCVVWFLPALVQAIPAPGLWLLVGGGVSYSIGCIFYVLKKIPYMHSIFHLWVLAGSVLQFLAIALYVM, encoded by the coding sequence ATGCGCGCCCTGCGCGACGAGGTGTCGCACACCTCGGCCAGCGCCACCAACAAGGAGCGCAACGTCCGCGAGTACACCCTCGGCGAGGAGATCGCCAACTCCGTCACGCACGGCATCGGCGTCCTGCTGGCCATCGCGGCCATCCCCATCCTCGTGGTGCGCGCCGTTGACGACGGAGGCGGCATCTACCTGTTCGCCGCGCTCGTGTACACGCTCACCATGCTGCTCGAGTACACGATGTCCACGCTCTACCACGCCATCGCGCAGGACCGCGCCAAGCGCATCTTCAAGATCCTCGACCACAGCTGCATCTACCTGTTCATCGCCGGTTCCTACACGCCGTTCTGCCTCATCTCGCTCGCGCCCTACGGCGGCATGTGGCTGTGCGCGTTCGTGTGGGCGCTCGCGCTGGCGGGCGTGGCGTGCGAGGCGTTCTGGGTATTCCGCCCGCGCTGGATCTCGGCCGCGCTGTACCTGCTCCTGGGCTGGTGCGTCGTGTGGTTTCTGCCCGCGCTCGTGCAGGCCATCCCCGCGCCGGGGCTGTGGCTTCTCGTGGGCGGCGGCGTGAGCTATTCCATCGGGTGCATCTTCTACGTGCTGAAGAAGATCCCCTATATGCACTCCATCTTCCATCTTTGGGTTCTCGCCGGAAGCGTCTTGCAGTTTCTGGCTATCGCTCTGTACGTTATGTAG